Proteins encoded in a region of the Frondihabitans sp. 762G35 genome:
- a CDS encoding glycosyltransferase, with the protein MTASTPTVSVIVCAYTQRRWQDLQDSVESARAQAEATEVIVVIDHEPALLAMAQDRWPTLTVIANEQTQGLSGARNTGVGHATSEIVAFLDDDATADADWLTWMLDSFSDPNVAGVGGHAEPVWPDAKGPALYADELLWIVGCSYRGLPTEHADVRNVIGCTMAFRRAAIVTAGGFSTAVGRVGNIPLGGEETELCITIRQADPAARICYEPMSLVNHRVSADRATWRYLSRRSFYEGVSKAVLSRTLGRGDSLSSESSYLTRVLPGAFLRELSRTGRGGGKRAAAIALTVLATVAGYALGAVSGAKASDSGSVVKQLERAAVAR; encoded by the coding sequence GTGACCGCCTCGACCCCCACGGTCTCCGTGATCGTCTGCGCGTACACGCAGCGTCGCTGGCAGGACCTCCAGGACTCCGTCGAGTCCGCCCGCGCGCAGGCCGAGGCGACCGAGGTGATCGTCGTCATCGACCACGAGCCCGCGCTCCTGGCGATGGCCCAGGACCGCTGGCCCACGCTCACCGTGATCGCCAACGAGCAGACGCAGGGCCTCTCCGGAGCCCGCAACACCGGCGTCGGCCACGCGACCTCCGAGATCGTCGCCTTCCTCGACGACGACGCCACGGCCGACGCCGACTGGCTCACCTGGATGCTCGACTCGTTCAGCGACCCGAACGTCGCCGGCGTCGGTGGCCACGCCGAGCCCGTCTGGCCCGACGCCAAGGGCCCCGCGCTCTACGCGGACGAGCTGCTCTGGATCGTCGGCTGCAGCTACCGCGGCCTCCCCACCGAGCACGCCGACGTCCGCAACGTCATCGGCTGCACCATGGCGTTCCGCCGCGCCGCGATCGTCACCGCCGGCGGGTTCTCGACGGCCGTGGGTCGCGTGGGCAACATCCCCCTGGGCGGCGAGGAGACCGAACTCTGCATCACGATCCGCCAGGCGGATCCTGCCGCCCGGATCTGCTACGAACCGATGTCGCTCGTCAACCACCGCGTCTCCGCCGACCGCGCCACCTGGCGCTACCTCAGCCGTCGGAGCTTCTACGAGGGCGTCTCCAAGGCCGTGCTCAGCCGGACCCTCGGCCGCGGCGACTCCCTCTCCAGCGAGTCGTCGTACCTGACCCGCGTGCTGCCCGGAGCCTTCCTCCGCGAGCTGTCGCGCACGGGTCGCGGCGGCGGCAAGCGCGCCGCGGCGATCGCCCTCACGGTCCTCGCGACCGTGGCCGGCTACGCTCTCGGCGCGGTCTCCGGGGCGAAGGCCTCGGACTCGGGCTCCGTCGTCAAGCAGCTCGAGAGGGCGGCGGTCGCACGATGA
- a CDS encoding glycosyltransferase family 2 protein, giving the protein MIALRLERPMSSPSAPTWSGAVWVGTVDVNDLNDLTGDAIALGDSTGYGRARLLIRRARAVLGFVELPIAPLGALGGTVSVDDLRTAVGKLPRVPAAIEPLHLPTVTVIICTRDRPEQLRGALTSVLALDYPAFDVVVVDNAGATDETAELVRTEFADPRVRLVREPLAGLSRARNTGLLAAAGEIVAYTDDDVVVDRDWLRGLVSGFARGEDVSCVTGLVPSGELRTPVQRFFDDRVSWSRNLVSREFRLADPPLDLAMFPFSVGEFGTGANFALRRSSAISLGGFDTAFGVGTRTGGGEDLDVFTRVLFAGDALVVEPSALVWHRHRSDLGALRAQAVGYGVGLGAWLTKVALTPAMLRVAVRRAPDAARRLVAKGGGTLESGDVPAQPATGLDGGTDWARAVSKVGWIELLSVAKGPLRYLRQRWDGTGLIDPGARAAALARRA; this is encoded by the coding sequence ATGATCGCCCTCCGCCTCGAGCGGCCGATGTCGAGCCCCTCGGCCCCGACCTGGTCGGGAGCCGTCTGGGTCGGGACGGTCGACGTCAACGACCTGAACGACCTCACGGGCGACGCGATCGCGCTCGGCGACAGCACGGGCTACGGGCGGGCACGGCTCCTGATCCGTCGCGCCCGCGCGGTCCTCGGCTTCGTCGAGCTGCCCATCGCCCCGCTCGGCGCCCTCGGAGGCACCGTCTCGGTCGACGACCTCCGCACCGCCGTGGGGAAGCTCCCGCGCGTCCCCGCCGCCATCGAGCCGCTGCACCTGCCCACGGTCACGGTGATCATCTGCACGCGGGACCGGCCGGAGCAGCTCCGCGGCGCCCTGACGTCGGTCCTGGCCCTCGACTACCCGGCGTTCGACGTCGTCGTGGTCGACAACGCCGGTGCGACCGACGAGACCGCCGAGCTCGTCCGGACCGAGTTCGCGGACCCGCGCGTCCGGCTCGTCCGCGAGCCCCTGGCGGGCCTCTCCCGAGCCCGGAACACGGGCCTCCTGGCCGCCGCGGGCGAGATCGTCGCCTACACGGACGACGACGTGGTCGTCGACCGCGACTGGCTGCGCGGCCTCGTGAGCGGCTTCGCCCGCGGCGAGGACGTCTCCTGCGTCACCGGCCTCGTGCCGAGCGGCGAGCTCCGCACGCCCGTGCAGCGCTTCTTCGACGACCGGGTGAGCTGGTCGCGCAACCTGGTGTCGCGCGAGTTCCGCCTCGCGGACCCGCCGCTCGATCTCGCCATGTTCCCGTTCTCGGTGGGCGAGTTCGGCACCGGTGCGAACTTCGCCCTCCGTCGGTCGTCGGCCATCTCCCTCGGGGGATTCGACACGGCGTTCGGCGTCGGGACCCGCACCGGTGGCGGCGAGGACCTCGACGTCTTCACCCGCGTTCTCTTCGCCGGAGACGCGCTGGTGGTCGAGCCCTCGGCTCTCGTCTGGCACCGCCACCGCTCCGACCTCGGGGCGCTGCGGGCGCAGGCCGTCGGTTACGGGGTCGGCCTCGGGGCCTGGCTCACCAAGGTGGCCCTCACGCCGGCGATGCTGCGCGTGGCCGTCCGCCGTGCCCCCGACGCCGCCCGGCGACTCGTCGCCAAGGGCGGCGGGACCCTGGAGTCGGGCGACGTCCCGGCGCAGCCCGCGACCGGACTCGACGGAGGGACCGACTGGGCCCGCGCCGTGTCGAAGGTGGGCTGGATCGAACTCCTCAGCGTGGCCAAGGGACCGTTGCGTTACCTGCGTCAGCGCTGGGACGGCACGGGCCTGATCGACCCGGGCGCGAGGGCCGCCGCACTCGCCCGTCGGGCGTAG
- a CDS encoding DUF2510 domain-containing protein translates to MSDSTGNAAPQPGWYPNPSGDPGYRWWDGRGWTEHVRAPEPTAGLHQHDAVPEAAATPEPSAGPAPVPAPSSVTEPETVVPEATARGGQEPRDDDRPAYGERLPGHGASGAQTPAASAQPQQPVYGQQQGYGQQYGYGQQQGYGQQYGQQGYGQQQYGQQPAYGQQYGARTFPKAPEGAKTNTWQIIVILVLPIVSLILSAVSVTALIPTFTSYLAEIQRTNGQGVPRISYPPIYYVTSVLSFVLYFVSVLLAFLDWRALGRVGIARPFFWAWAFLGWIVYAIGRAVVVHRRSGKGLWPIWVAIGIVALGLIINIALAAGVVSGISGSIPTR, encoded by the coding sequence GTGAGCGACTCGACCGGAAACGCAGCGCCGCAGCCCGGCTGGTACCCCAACCCCTCGGGCGACCCCGGCTACCGCTGGTGGGACGGCCGCGGCTGGACCGAGCACGTCCGCGCCCCCGAGCCGACCGCCGGCCTCCACCAGCACGACGCCGTGCCCGAGGCCGCGGCGACGCCCGAGCCCAGCGCCGGCCCCGCCCCGGTGCCCGCGCCCAGCTCCGTCACCGAGCCCGAGACCGTCGTGCCGGAGGCCACCGCGCGCGGAGGGCAGGAGCCGCGGGACGACGACCGCCCGGCCTACGGCGAGCGCCTTCCCGGCCACGGCGCCTCGGGGGCGCAGACGCCTGCGGCCTCCGCGCAGCCGCAGCAGCCCGTCTACGGGCAGCAGCAGGGCTACGGACAGCAGTACGGCTACGGGCAGCAGCAGGGTTACGGCCAGCAATACGGCCAGCAGGGTTACGGCCAGCAGCAGTACGGCCAGCAGCCCGCCTACGGGCAGCAGTACGGTGCCCGCACGTTCCCCAAGGCGCCCGAGGGGGCGAAGACGAACACGTGGCAGATCATCGTGATCCTCGTCCTGCCGATCGTGTCGCTGATCCTGAGCGCAGTGTCGGTCACAGCTCTCATCCCGACCTTCACCAGCTACCTCGCCGAGATCCAGCGGACGAACGGCCAGGGCGTCCCCAGGATCAGCTATCCGCCGATCTACTACGTCACGTCGGTGCTCAGCTTCGTCCTCTACTTCGTCTCCGTGCTCCTGGCCTTCCTCGACTGGCGCGCACTCGGACGCGTCGGGATCGCCCGCCCGTTCTTCTGGGCCTGGGCCTTCCTCGGCTGGATCGTCTACGCCATCGGTCGCGCAGTCGTCGTGCACCGCCGCTCCGGCAAGGGCCTCTGGCCGATCTGGGTCGCGATCGGGATCGTCGCGCTCGGCCTCATCATCAACATCGCCCTCGCCGCGGGCGTCGTGTCCGGCATCAGCGGGTCGATCCCGACCCGCTGA
- a CDS encoding alcohol dehydrogenase catalytic domain-containing protein, giving the protein MRALTYQAPTHVSVEDVPAPTIVEPGDAIIKVTSAAICGSDLHLYDVFGPYLDRGDVLGHETMGIITEIGPGVTRFAVGDRVVVPFVIACGDCFMCDRGLFSQCETTQVTAYDSGATLYGYTKLYGQVPGGQAEFLGIKRADANLIKVGTELPDDRYLFLSDILPTAWQGVEYADVPENGTLVVLGLGPVGQFAARIGVHRGYRVIAVDPVPERRALAARHGVEVLDLTQDVATRIKDLTDGRGPDSVVDAVGMEAHDHGAVSLFQKAATLLPDKVAQPLLQKAGVDSLGAMHLAFEIVRRGGTVSLSGVYGGTADPTPFLTLFDKQVAIRMGQCNVHAWTETLLPLVEDPSDPLGTEDLVTHRVPLDRAPEMYDTFKKKQDGCIKVVLEP; this is encoded by the coding sequence ATGCGAGCACTCACGTATCAGGCCCCCACCCACGTCAGCGTCGAGGACGTCCCCGCCCCCACCATCGTGGAGCCGGGCGACGCGATCATCAAGGTCACGTCCGCGGCGATCTGCGGCAGCGACCTGCACCTCTACGACGTCTTCGGCCCGTACCTCGACAGGGGCGACGTCCTCGGTCACGAGACGATGGGCATCATCACCGAGATCGGACCCGGGGTCACGCGGTTCGCGGTCGGCGACCGCGTCGTCGTGCCCTTCGTCATCGCCTGCGGCGACTGCTTCATGTGCGACCGCGGCCTGTTCTCCCAGTGCGAGACGACGCAGGTCACCGCCTACGACTCTGGAGCGACCCTTTACGGGTACACCAAGCTCTACGGGCAGGTCCCCGGTGGCCAGGCCGAGTTCCTCGGGATCAAGCGCGCCGACGCGAACCTCATCAAGGTCGGGACCGAGCTCCCGGACGACCGGTACCTCTTCCTCAGCGACATCCTCCCCACCGCCTGGCAGGGCGTCGAGTACGCCGACGTTCCCGAGAACGGGACCCTCGTCGTGCTCGGCCTCGGCCCCGTCGGCCAGTTCGCGGCCCGCATCGGGGTCCACCGCGGCTACCGGGTGATCGCCGTCGACCCCGTTCCCGAGCGACGCGCCCTCGCTGCCCGCCACGGCGTCGAGGTGCTCGACCTGACGCAGGACGTCGCGACTCGGATCAAGGACCTCACCGACGGGCGCGGCCCGGACTCCGTCGTCGACGCGGTCGGGATGGAAGCCCACGACCACGGTGCGGTCAGCCTCTTCCAGAAGGCGGCCACCCTGCTCCCCGATAAGGTCGCGCAGCCCCTCCTGCAGAAGGCGGGCGTCGACAGCCTCGGTGCGATGCACCTGGCGTTCGAGATCGTGCGGCGCGGCGGGACGGTGTCGCTCAGCGGCGTCTACGGCGGCACCGCCGACCCGACGCCCTTCCTCACGCTGTTCGACAAGCAGGTGGCCATCCGCATGGGCCAGTGCAACGTCCACGCCTGGACCGAGACCCTCCTCCCCCTGGTGGAGGACCCCTCGGACCCGCTCGGCACGGAGGACCTCGTCACGCACCGCGTGCCGCTCGACCGGGCGCCCGAGATGTACGACACCTTCAAGAAGAAGCAGGACGGCTGCATCAAGGTCGTCCTCGAGCCGTAG
- a CDS encoding glycosyltransferase family 2 protein — protein sequence MSRTMPSERTRPVRPAPPSPVPTARSRADLRLELERARLDEEATRRPVRAPKVRTTEHHTISTRSESRTHSPVMVLLVLISTLGILLYAQFLLNPANRGDLLPYIMVIVAEAVVIVQALLSMWTILSGGIDPRDFAFHQAQELLYDEDEIDRLGVRDQPHLWPIVIDGETKTVDVFITAYGEEITKIEATLIAALALQGLHRTWILDDGASDEVRDLAARHNARYVRRLTNHGAKAGNVNHALAIAKGDFFAIFDADFVPRSLFLHETVPFFVDDKVAFVQTPQVYGNLVSLVSRGAGYMQSVFYRFIQPGRNRFNAAFCVGTNVIFRRSAIDEIGGMVTDSKSEDVWTSLHLHERGWRSIYIPLTLAIGDAPETIEAYSKQQLRWATGGFEILFQHNPFSPKRRLSMDQRLQYMVTATNYLTGIAPLLLLLVPPMEIFFDLRPMNLHISVLQWLLFYAGFYLMQILLAFYTLGSFRYEVLMLATVSFPIYVKALWNVICGKDEGWSVTGRKGLAKSPFNFIIPQMLFCLFLTLTSVVAVYRDVQNGVLTLATVWNLLNTGILLSFMVAAGREAKTLRAQNREVLLGNGQAPVVLPAASAPAEIEYRTRIARPAPRVVAPVPTPSHAAAPSHAATDERVAS from the coding sequence ATGTCCCGAACCATGCCCAGCGAACGCACGCGACCCGTGCGCCCCGCACCCCCGTCCCCCGTGCCGACCGCCCGCTCCCGCGCCGACCTCCGGCTCGAGCTCGAGCGCGCGCGCCTCGACGAGGAGGCGACCCGCCGTCCCGTGCGGGCGCCGAAGGTGCGCACCACGGAGCACCACACGATCTCCACCCGCTCCGAGTCGCGGACGCACTCGCCGGTGATGGTGCTGCTCGTGCTGATCTCGACCCTGGGCATCCTGCTGTACGCGCAGTTCCTGCTCAACCCGGCGAACCGCGGCGACCTGCTGCCGTACATCATGGTGATCGTCGCCGAGGCGGTCGTCATCGTCCAGGCGCTGCTGTCGATGTGGACGATCCTCTCCGGGGGCATCGACCCGCGCGACTTCGCCTTCCACCAGGCGCAGGAGCTCCTCTACGACGAGGACGAGATCGACCGCCTCGGGGTCCGCGACCAGCCGCACCTCTGGCCGATCGTCATCGACGGCGAGACGAAGACCGTCGACGTCTTCATCACGGCCTACGGCGAGGAGATCACGAAGATCGAGGCGACGCTGATCGCCGCGCTGGCGCTCCAGGGTCTCCACCGGACCTGGATCCTCGACGACGGGGCCAGCGACGAGGTCCGCGACCTCGCGGCCCGCCACAACGCGCGCTACGTCCGCCGCCTCACCAACCACGGGGCCAAGGCCGGGAACGTCAACCACGCCCTCGCGATCGCCAAGGGCGACTTCTTCGCGATCTTCGACGCCGACTTCGTGCCGCGGAGCCTCTTCCTGCACGAGACGGTGCCGTTCTTCGTGGACGACAAGGTCGCCTTCGTCCAGACCCCGCAGGTCTACGGCAACCTCGTCTCGCTCGTCTCGCGCGGCGCCGGCTACATGCAGTCGGTGTTCTACCGCTTCATCCAGCCGGGTCGGAACCGCTTCAACGCGGCCTTCTGCGTGGGGACGAACGTCATCTTCCGCCGCAGCGCCATCGACGAGATCGGCGGCATGGTCACCGACTCGAAGTCGGAGGACGTCTGGACGTCGCTCCACCTCCACGAGCGCGGCTGGCGTTCCATCTACATCCCGCTCACCCTCGCCATCGGGGACGCCCCGGAGACCATCGAGGCCTACTCGAAGCAGCAGCTCCGCTGGGCCACGGGCGGGTTCGAGATCCTGTTCCAGCACAACCCGTTCTCGCCGAAGCGCCGGCTCTCGATGGACCAGCGGCTCCAGTACATGGTCACGGCGACGAACTACCTCACGGGTATCGCTCCGCTCCTGCTCCTGCTGGTGCCGCCGATGGAGATCTTCTTCGATCTGCGCCCGATGAACCTGCACATCTCGGTGCTGCAGTGGCTGCTCTTCTACGCCGGCTTCTACCTGATGCAGATCCTGCTGGCGTTCTACACGCTCGGGTCGTTCCGGTACGAGGTGCTGATGCTCGCGACGGTGTCGTTCCCGATCTACGTGAAGGCCCTCTGGAACGTCATCTGCGGCAAGGACGAGGGCTGGAGCGTCACGGGCCGCAAGGGCCTGGCGAAGTCGCCGTTCAACTTCATCATCCCGCAGATGCTGTTCTGCCTCTTCCTGACGCTGACGAGCGTCGTGGCGGTCTACCGCGACGTGCAGAACGGCGTGCTCACGCTGGCGACCGTCTGGAACCTCCTGAACACGGGCATCCTGCTGTCGTTCATGGTGGCCGCCGGCCGCGAGGCCAAGACGCTGCGCGCGCAGAACCGCGAGGTCCTGCTCGGCAACGGCCAGGCTCCCGTCGTCCTGCCGGCCGCGAGCGCCCCCGCCGAGATCGAGTACCGCACGCGCATCGCGCGACCCGCCCCGCGCGTGGTCGCCCCCGTCCCAACCCCCTCCCACGCAGCCGCGCCCTCGCACGCTGCCACCGACGAAAGGGTCGCCTCATGA
- a CDS encoding HlyD family efflux transporter periplasmic adaptor subunit → MTWASRLKLFGGSLVVLLIVAASTVVFTQRQSQVVSTSAAIAAEEYAVGTDYSGNITKQYVTVGDTVKKGDKLFDLKSLSVKQDVSSQLLSYDSTSYSVRPDGTMTFLATVSGRVSKIDTKEGGFVTAGADLATIDRSGSLYVLGDYALTPRDYERIRQGATVDLMLPNQTVIPGTVKQISVTTTDGTAQTEIHVASSGLTQGSYSGLVNPGTPVTATLHLRQDGVFAGAQDALLQFVQKIGL, encoded by the coding sequence ATGACCTGGGCCAGTCGCCTCAAGCTCTTCGGCGGCTCGCTCGTCGTCCTCCTGATCGTCGCCGCCTCCACGGTCGTCTTCACGCAGCGCCAGTCGCAGGTCGTCTCGACCAGCGCCGCCATCGCCGCCGAGGAGTACGCCGTCGGCACCGACTACTCCGGCAACATCACGAAGCAGTACGTGACCGTCGGCGACACCGTCAAGAAGGGCGACAAGCTCTTCGACCTCAAGAGCCTCTCGGTCAAGCAGGACGTCTCGTCGCAGCTCCTCAGCTACGACTCGACGAGCTACTCGGTGCGACCCGACGGCACCATGACGTTCCTCGCGACCGTCTCCGGCCGCGTGTCGAAGATCGACACCAAGGAGGGCGGCTTCGTCACGGCCGGCGCCGACCTCGCCACCATCGACCGCTCCGGGAGCCTCTACGTGCTCGGCGACTACGCCCTCACCCCGCGCGACTACGAGCGGATCCGCCAGGGGGCCACCGTCGACCTGATGCTCCCGAACCAGACCGTCATCCCGGGGACCGTCAAGCAGATCAGCGTCACGACGACCGACGGCACGGCCCAGACCGAGATCCACGTCGCCAGCTCCGGCCTCACGCAGGGCTCCTACTCCGGCCTCGTGAACCCGGGCACCCCCGTCACGGCGACGCTCCACCTCCGCCAGGACGGCGTCTTCGCCGGAGCGCAGGATGCCCTGCTGCAGTTCGTCCAGAAGATCGGCCTGTAG
- a CDS encoding glycosyl hydrolase — MSPTQPTAGKPVFTTSEVAPLVAKLPQRSIAPAPTMRLANGLKPPTNKWFSGLVFGAAPSAVFPFPLSFQQTASGFSAGLPAATSTTNTVFGAAVAQVSVDLGATSALVSRYDTVSVTIEYRRGSTVLGHVTIAEGSPQVSFSAATAGTAELDSAITSTGTGRGTVTAAGRTWGVVTTQADVSGSSVSLRAGGTLVLFPVPDGASAAQTTALMSSAAPLEQVSTSYGSTSSGQQTTLAYRSTGGGKTLVVPLPHQGGSAATAGCTDLSYVTLYGTVPVCASTKIVFTTPTVPARAALDLSTLTAADRAEVGKQLTADVAAAPPFAADTYFGGKTLYRSAMLLSLARELGDKAAVATLTSRLTAQLDKWTEPGGCTTRGQECFVYDPRLKSVVGLANSFGSEVDNDHHFHYGYFLYAAGVVAQDSPKLAARWAPVMNLLAADIATHTGDESSSAFLDNRAYDPYFSHSWASGYSEFADGNNQESSSEAVNAWAGLELWAGASGDRALAGEAAWLLSNETASALAYYVNPDLSGAQFDGFSHSLVSLNWGAKRDFATWFSAAPSAIVGIQLIPMSPTSSYLASKAGGGSAHIAALSKTALAEGADQTLVDYVLMYQSLAGPDQAKAALAVARKLPAKDIDNGDSRAYLLAYILANAAGASK, encoded by the coding sequence GTGAGCCCCACCCAGCCGACCGCCGGGAAGCCAGTCTTCACGACCTCGGAGGTGGCTCCGCTCGTCGCGAAGCTGCCGCAGCGCTCCATCGCGCCCGCCCCGACCATGCGGCTCGCGAACGGCCTCAAGCCGCCGACCAACAAGTGGTTCTCCGGTCTCGTCTTCGGGGCGGCCCCGAGCGCCGTGTTCCCGTTCCCGCTGTCGTTCCAGCAGACCGCCTCCGGATTCTCGGCCGGGCTCCCCGCGGCGACGTCGACGACGAACACGGTGTTCGGCGCCGCGGTCGCCCAGGTGTCCGTCGACCTCGGCGCCACCAGCGCCCTCGTCAGCCGCTACGACACGGTGTCGGTGACGATCGAGTACCGCCGCGGATCCACCGTCCTCGGCCACGTCACGATCGCCGAGGGCTCGCCGCAGGTCTCCTTCTCCGCCGCGACCGCCGGGACCGCCGAGCTCGACTCGGCGATCACGTCCACGGGCACCGGGCGGGGCACCGTCACCGCGGCCGGCCGCACCTGGGGCGTCGTCACGACCCAGGCCGACGTCAGCGGGTCGTCCGTGTCCCTCCGGGCCGGTGGCACGCTCGTGCTCTTCCCCGTCCCGGACGGCGCGAGCGCCGCGCAGACCACCGCCCTGATGTCGTCGGCGGCGCCGCTCGAGCAGGTCTCCACGAGCTACGGCTCGACCTCGTCCGGCCAGCAGACGACCCTCGCCTACCGGTCGACGGGCGGCGGGAAGACGCTGGTCGTCCCGCTGCCGCACCAGGGCGGCTCCGCGGCGACCGCAGGATGCACGGACCTCTCCTACGTCACCCTCTACGGCACCGTCCCCGTGTGCGCCTCCACGAAGATCGTCTTCACGACGCCGACGGTGCCCGCCCGCGCCGCACTCGACCTGTCGACCCTCACCGCGGCCGACCGGGCCGAGGTCGGTAAGCAGCTGACCGCCGACGTCGCGGCGGCACCCCCGTTCGCCGCCGACACGTACTTCGGCGGCAAGACGCTCTACCGGTCGGCGATGCTCCTCTCCCTCGCCCGCGAGCTCGGCGACAAGGCCGCCGTCGCGACCCTCACGTCGCGGCTCACGGCTCAGCTCGACAAGTGGACGGAGCCGGGCGGCTGCACCACGCGCGGCCAGGAGTGCTTCGTCTACGACCCGCGGCTCAAGTCCGTCGTGGGTCTGGCGAACTCCTTCGGGTCGGAGGTCGACAACGACCACCACTTCCACTACGGCTACTTCCTCTACGCGGCCGGCGTCGTCGCGCAGGACTCCCCGAAGCTCGCCGCGCGGTGGGCACCCGTCATGAACCTGCTCGCCGCCGACATCGCCACGCACACGGGCGACGAGTCGAGCAGCGCCTTCCTCGACAACCGCGCCTACGACCCGTACTTCTCGCACAGCTGGGCCTCGGGATACTCCGAGTTCGCCGACGGCAACAACCAGGAGTCCTCGTCGGAGGCCGTGAACGCCTGGGCCGGTCTCGAGCTGTGGGCCGGAGCATCCGGCGATCGCGCCCTCGCCGGCGAAGCCGCGTGGCTCCTCAGCAACGAGACGGCGTCGGCGCTGGCGTACTACGTCAACCCCGACCTGTCGGGGGCGCAGTTCGACGGTTTCTCGCACTCGCTGGTCTCGCTGAACTGGGGGGCGAAGCGCGACTTCGCGACCTGGTTCTCGGCCGCTCCGAGCGCGATCGTGGGGATCCAGCTGATCCCGATGAGCCCGACCTCGAGCTACCTGGCGTCGAAGGCCGGCGGCGGGTCGGCGCACATCGCGGCCCTGTCGAAGACGGCGCTCGCGGAGGGCGCGGACCAGACGCTCGTCGACTACGTGCTCATGTACCAGTCGCTCGCGGGTCCCGACCAGGCGAAGGCCGCGTTGGCCGTCGCCCGGAAGCTACCGGCGAAGGACATCGACAACGGCGACTCGCGCGCCTACCTGCTGGCGTACATCCTGGCGAACGCGGCCGGGGCGTCGAAGTAG
- a CDS encoding peroxiredoxin-like family protein, with translation MAETATPIRDRVAEFNGGFTAQIGPRLSDVFATEQADLVAAGVPEKAVAAGDRLPEATLLDSRGESVLLEDALGERGGVVVFYRGSWCPYCNLTLKTYQEQLLPILRDRGLGLVAISPQTPEASDLAVVNGGLDFTVLTDPGNRLVRELGILTEPAAAARAAHTDLGFDVADSNADATGDIPFPTVLVVDGSGAVTFADVHVDYTTRTEVSDIVAALPES, from the coding sequence GTGGCCGAGACCGCAACCCCCATCCGCGACCGGGTCGCCGAGTTCAACGGCGGCTTCACCGCCCAGATCGGGCCGCGCCTGAGCGACGTCTTCGCCACCGAGCAGGCCGACCTCGTCGCCGCCGGTGTGCCGGAGAAGGCCGTCGCGGCAGGCGACCGACTGCCCGAGGCGACCCTCCTCGACTCGCGCGGCGAGAGCGTCCTGCTCGAGGACGCCCTCGGCGAGCGGGGCGGCGTGGTCGTCTTCTACCGCGGCTCCTGGTGCCCCTACTGCAACCTGACGCTGAAGACCTACCAGGAGCAGCTGCTCCCGATCCTGCGCGACCGCGGCCTCGGCCTCGTGGCGATCAGCCCCCAGACGCCGGAGGCCTCCGACCTGGCCGTCGTGAACGGCGGGCTGGATTTCACGGTCCTCACCGACCCGGGCAACCGGCTCGTGCGCGAGCTGGGCATCCTGACGGAGCCCGCCGCCGCCGCGCGCGCCGCGCACACGGATCTCGGCTTCGACGTGGCGGACAGCAACGCGGACGCGACGGGCGACATCCCGTTCCCGACCGTCCTCGTCGTCGACGGGTCGGGTGCCGTCACGTTCGCCGACGTCCACGTCGACTACACGACCCGCACCGAGGTGTCCGACATCGTCGCGGCGCTGCCGGAGTCCTGA
- a CDS encoding DNA-formamidopyrimidine glycosylase family protein — MPEGDTVYRAAKNLDMALHGQTLTRSDFRVPAFATVDLRGEVVEDVISRGKHLLHHIGDLTLHTHLKMEGSWHLYRHGTAWRRPAYQARVVLETDEWVAVGFDLGVVELVPRDDDDTVVAYLGPDLLGPDWDARLAVENLAQDPARPVGLALLDQRLLAGLGNVYRNELCFLRGVLPTRPVGEVDDLPRMVDLAHRLIVANKDRVERTTTGTLRGATDWVYGRAGKPCLRCGTKIRRGTLGDSDLELRDTYWCPRCQT; from the coding sequence ATGCCCGAAGGTGACACCGTCTACCGCGCCGCGAAGAACCTCGACATGGCCCTGCACGGGCAGACCCTCACCCGCTCCGACTTCCGCGTCCCGGCATTCGCCACGGTCGACCTCCGCGGCGAGGTCGTCGAGGACGTCATCAGCCGCGGCAAGCACCTCCTGCACCACATCGGCGACCTCACCCTGCACACGCACCTCAAGATGGAGGGGTCGTGGCACCTCTACCGCCACGGCACCGCGTGGCGGCGCCCCGCGTACCAGGCGCGGGTGGTCCTCGAGACCGACGAGTGGGTCGCGGTGGGGTTCGACCTGGGCGTGGTCGAGCTCGTCCCGCGCGACGACGACGACACCGTCGTGGCCTACCTCGGTCCCGACCTCCTCGGCCCCGACTGGGACGCCCGCCTCGCGGTCGAGAATCTCGCGCAGGATCCGGCCCGCCCGGTGGGTCTGGCCCTCCTGGATCAGCGGCTCCTCGCCGGCCTCGGCAACGTGTACCGCAACGAGCTCTGCTTCCTCCGCGGCGTCCTCCCGACCAGGCCGGTCGGCGAGGTCGACGACCTGCCGAGGATGGTCGATCTCGCGCACCGCCTCATCGTGGCGAACAAGGACCGCGTCGAGCGCACCACCACGGGCACCCTCCGCGGCGCCACCGACTGGGTCTACGGCCGGGCGGGCAAGCCCTGCCTCCGCTGCGGGACGAAGATCCGGCGCGGTACGCTCGGCGATTCCGACCTCGAACTCCGCGACACCTACTGGTGCCCGAGGTGTCAGACCTAG